ATCAAAAGTCGAATAACTGCCATCAGGAAAAATATGTGGGGGGTAATTAACTGGTCTTTATGTCTCACTTTTGGCGTATATGATATAGTGCATAGTAAACATTTAACCAGGCACCCAAATAGTGGTGGATTTTTCAATGTACCTTGGTGATTCATAtatttgttttgtgattgaattttCAAATGTGAAGTATATTCTTCTTGTGCTCCTGAAGTTCACAAGAGTTGAACGTCATAAGATTTTGAACCACATTGTTCATAGAGTACACTGCAGGAAACGTCCTTAATAATGACCGTGCAGCTCCAATTGTTAGGAGACTAGGCGTGTTGGGACTTGGGACCAATTCTTATACACCCTCTACCTCCTTTCCTCTTACATAGGGAGGGGTTGTTTGTTGGATGCTTACCTAATATGTATGCCGGAGTTTACATCTCGCATAAACTCTTGTCTGATTAACATAGTTATATATTCAGGTGAATTTGCAAGCTTAGCTTCATGTACCTTATTTTGGGGGATCAGGGTTCTGTTTTTAATTTTTGGGAAATTCTTCATATATGCTTTTCAAGAGATACACTcttcttattctttttttttttctttgttaatttgtgaGCTCAGTCTCACTTATTCTGTTACTCAGAAGTCAATCCGATTCCATCAGTTTGTGTATATTTTTCTGCGTGTGCGGGTGATGGCATCTTTTGGTTAAACTCTTTATGATTTATAACTTGTTTGATTATCTCCTTTTTTTTCTGTATGTATCAGCAGAAGAGATCCCATGAGTGATAAAATATAGTAATTTTGTTTTATCTATCTGCATCCcctattttgtttactttttaaatttttgggCTCTACCTAGATATGATCAGGGATGGGTTGCGACTTTGGTGTTGTAATGTCCTTATTTGATTGAATAAGTTCACATTGTTGCGGGCTTCCCACTGTCATGTTCAAAGCCTAATTATTACCAAAATTGTTGAGCTTTGCAAAGATTGGCAGGTTGTCTTAAGCTCATGGTGAATTAGTTGATGCGTTGAGCGGTTGAGGTATTTCATTGAGGTAAAAATGATCAAGAACAATAACTTAAGCTAACTGCCATGGTTTCATTTTAGATACGAAGAGGAATCCATGGTTTCCAAACCTGAAATGCGTCAGGAACTTGGTCCATTTATAATCACTAGGCAAGGCATTATCAAGTCAGAAACATTTAAATAGAAGAAATTCTCAACTGCATTTTCTATAATTCTGCATATAACTCTGAGTCTCTGATATTCTGAATTGTTTATCAGGTGTTAATGAATACGGATTAGCTTTCGTCCCTCACTGCATCAAAATGAAGATCAGTGACAGTTTGACAGTTATATCCTGCACATTTTAAGTGGTCTGAGAATCAAAATGAAGGTCTTTAAGACAAGATCGTGTGTTAATGAGGACTAGATATCAATATTGTATAATACCCCCTCAATACATGTAATTATGTAAATGAGTCTGTTGAAGCTTGCTCGTGATCAATAATAGCTTGGCAGCTGGTTATATCACGCACATTTAAACAGGTCCAACTATTTGTCATGAAGAAGAGATGGATAAATGTTACTGAAGTTAGAAGACTCACTTTTCAAACTGGAATTAAACAGTTGGTTGTAGCTAGCACAAAGTAAATCATTTGCTGCATTGATGCTGCTGAAGTACTGCTCTGCTTTCTTTGGGAGTTGACAGACTGCTAATAAAGGCTCGTCTTCTTAACTATACCACCTAAAAAGCACTGTTTATAATGCTTTCATGTTTCTGCTCATTGTGCTTTAGCTGCAATTATTATAGTAGTATATGCCTGTTaagtttttgtttatttgttcgGATGATGGGGATATTTCCTTTTCAAAGTTCTGATTTTGGAACATTGTTGTATCATGTGCAGTAGAATAGTATGTATTCAATACAGAGAAGAAGCAGAAACCACTGTTCCAAGTAATTAAGGCAAGCAAGATCGCTCGGAAATCGGGCAAAAACAATTTCCAGCAGATCGTCAAAACATTTTTGTTGGTACCAGTTCTCAACTACTCGCATTATAGAAGTGATAATGGTGAGTAAGTGATAATGGTGAGTAATTTATGGGTTTCAAGATTTTCAACAATATCTCTTTTATATTGTCTTTTACTCCGCCTTTTAAGAAAAAACTAATAGCTCCTTATTATTTCTCTTTAAGTGCCTTGTTACTTTTAATTTGGTCATAGTTTTAATGTTTTTTCCAGAGTTATACGTAAAGTAGTACTACCATTAATTATTCGTgaaagcctattagctcaattggtagagcaatgtgccaTTGCGCATATATGTAGGTTCGAGTCCTACATAGGCTACAATATATTTAcgatataaaaaaaacaaagtagCAACCATGTCGCCTCTAATTAAGATGCGACTCAATAGCTGAAAGTATATCTCATATTATTGGCTATTGGGTCGCCTATGAAGAAGCACACGACACCATAAACTATTTTACGTGTCACCTCAAGAAGAAAGCGACACCGTAGACTACTTTATGCGTCGCCTCTAAAGAAGCCGGTGACACCATATACTACTTTAGGTGTCGCCTCTAAGGAAACAAACGACACCATAGAGGCATACCCTACTATACATGTCGCCTTTAAAGAAGCAAACGactcataaaaaatatataatctaTATACATGGAATTTTTTTCTTTACGAGTCGGCTCCAACATAAGAGGCCACTAAAAAACCACCCTGTAGTGTCGAGTCACATGTGACACGTCAAGATGGTATCGATTGTGTCACCTCTTAAGGAGTCGCCCCTCATGCGACTCTAGGCGGTTAAGGAGACTCCAAAAGGGTATTTTTGGTGTAAAAGTAATCGATTTCATATTTAATTAGGTGATAGTTGataagggttttttttttttttttttttttttttttttttttttttttttttaatatagttagtggaaaatgtgttaaaactttttaaaaaataatctaTAAAATGATTTTCCTTCCTGTCAGAATTTACGCTTCCTTTAGTGAGGGAACTGGCGAGCATGGGTTAATGTTTTTTCTTTGCTCTATTGATACTTACAAATTCTTGTAGCTAAATATTTTAGGGTTAAGGCATGAAATAAGGCTAATGTTAGGACTATAACTGGGTAAGGTGTTGATTTGTGTAATGAAGATAGGTTGGGTTCTATGTTTTTTCTTTCTCATGTATAACCGATTAAGGCAGATAAGTCTTTGAAGAGCTGAATCCGGCATAGGTGACTGGTTGTACTAGGAAATGTAACCAGCACGTATAGTTTGCAGTTGTAAGAaatgttattatattttatttacagTGCGCGCAACTTTTGAAATTTTAGTTTTACGTTTTAGTGTGCTCTATTATTTATTTCTCGAGTGTGATTAAAACccaccttcttcttcttcttcttcttcttcttcttcttcttcttcttcttcttcttcttcttcttcttcttcttcttcatgaTGTAATAAGTTATTTTGAAAAGACTTTAGAGTAATTTATATGCCAATCAAATTGATGGTGGAAGCACAAGACAACAACAAACTTCAAACTTTGTAGCGAAGTCCTCACCAATTCCCTACAATTCATCAGCCTCCCATGACTTCAATCCCGAGGGACTGCTGCTGGAAATACCACATAAGGTTCCTTAGCAAAAACATGATCAGATGAAACGATTGAGTACGTACGAGACCTTTCTATCAACACTCGATATCAGAGGGTAGCACATATCCAAGGCCCTCATCTTTCACCATCTGATCTGTTAAGGACACCAGCAGATCGTCTACACCCACCGTTAATTTGAGGTTATAGGTGCTCATTTGCAAGATACAATTTTTGCTTCTAGCTAGATATCTGAAGGCAGCTAAGCGTGAAGTAAAACAGGCAAAAAACATTGCATGTGCATATGGGCAATTTCATGTGAGTGTCTCAGTGCACCACCAGGTTTCAGGTGCTTGATCTTAGGAATAATTCTTTCTCAAGCCCTATCAAACTTGATTTTACTGAACTGTCTGAACTTGTTGTACTTGACTTTGCCAGTAATTTTCTCGATGGGACCAACCTCATTAAGTCATACATATTACAAGTAGTTAACATTGATGCGATTTTAAAATAAAGAATTCAAACTAAGTGCATTACATAAGAGTATATGAGTATATGAGCATATAGTGAGCTCAAGGTTTAAGTTTGAAATGTGAAAGCATGTAATGATGTGATTATCATTTGTATATACCTCCCCTACAATCGACAAGTGAGCCAACGATGATGAATGCCTCCACTGCACGCCTAACATCATTGCCAACACTGTACTCCTCAACCTATTTCCGCATACTAATTAGACTCGAGATTTACATTGCGTTTTggtaattaattttttatatcttgggggaccgtgcgcgctagcgcacggacCAACTAGTGTAGATTAAAATTGCAACGTCATAACAGTAAGGCCAGTAAGGCCCATGCATGGCTGAGAGACTGAGAGTGGGTCAGGGAATTCGCGTTGATAGCGAACGCCCAAGAGGCCAAGATAGGTTGAGGTTTTGCAGCAACCACGTACCAAAATGGCTACCAAAACAAACAAGCTTAATTAATTACCACTTTATTCATCTCCATTATTGTTGTTTGTTTCACTGCTTATTTTCTGTTTTGTGTTTGATTATAAAAGAGAGGAATGGGGATGAAGAGGGTCCTTTTAATAGATCGAGTTACCTACCTCTGTAAAAAGCTCTAACATAGTAACATTTGTCAAGCTTTTAAGTAAGTTTTTATATATACTACTcccccgtttctttttgttctttacatttgatCTTTTGTACGTTTATTAACGATTAGATTcctctaatttatttatttaaacaaggatAATTACGTTTAATTATAAtgtttcactcttatcaaaattctgatattgggaaaatgagaaaaaataatgtcccaatagaaaagtgtgagagattaataacccaatgaatttaattaattgattcaaataatcattggacataaattttgatagggaatattaaagcatttatgtgataatataaaaggaaatgtgacATTTTGATACACCTAAAAAGGAAAacctaaaaaacaaaaagaaacgaaagGAGTACCTAACTAATTTGTACCCCTTAATCAGGAACACATACCTATATATAATTGTTTAAGTGGAGCGCTAAAAGCTGCCCCATGCCATATTATTTTCCCTAGCTTATTTCCCATTAGTACCCTTACTTAATCTTGCTTTCCAATTCTCTCCCACCACCGCCGGCCACCACCTCTGGCCACCATCGCCGGCCACTACCTCCGGCCACCACCATCACGTCGTAAGCGACAAAATGGCCGAGTCTTCACAAGAgggtttttttttagaaacttatgcatttttagcttgtaccatggtacaggcttatgaattttaagcttgtaccatgttacagacttatgaatttttagcttcGATCATGGTATTGCTTATGCAATTTAAACTTGTACCATGGAAAGAGCTTAAATTCATAAGCTCCTACCTCAATGAGGGACCTCAAATCACAATACGGGATGTCCACCCATTTGCTCGCTTCATAATCCCCTTTCTCCTACTTCTGTGTTAATTGTATTGATGCCATGCAAATTGATCTTTTGAGGTCCAACCCTTATCCCTTATGGATTGTGTTGTTGCCTCCCCTTAATAACAACATCCTTTCTCTCCTCAATCTTTATGGCATATTGCATGATAGTAGAGGATACTAGTacgggtgatgataaaggtcacaAATTGCGATAACTTTTAgttgtcgcagtttaattggcaCATATAGGCGTCATCTGAAtacttttactatcaatgcaatatttttactataaaaatatgCAAATAAGGTTGTCGAtataaaaaggaaacaaattataatattaaaattttcctaccttttatgtaacatgtataataggttatataagttaaatattttagattccaatttaaatcatgacacataagcaagtcatgtcatcattgtgacacggcttaaaggtcacatgttgcgacctttatcatttttgtACTAGTACATCCATATCAGAACTAATATATTCAAATCATGTACGTTTAGGTTATAATACGTAACTAATATGTCAAGATCAAAACTGATTTGTCTATATCAAAACCAACATGTTCATATCAGAATTGATCTATCTGGATTATGAAAAGTTTAAAATCGATCTACTcatatcatatccagatcaaaatattaatacaaaattaaatgttaattaaattaatacaattttcatgttaatattaataataatatattatttagcGTTAATACAATATGTAAATTTTTCGTCCTGTTTTTCATTTTGttcattaatattaaaattaatatgGAGTACAATAGGCATAATTCTCTACCAAGGAACAAATTTTACGGTTATCCTTTAGATGTGAAATTATGGACATTAGAAAGTTCGAAATGAAGTGAAGAAAACTCATATCTTTCTCGagaacaaaaaaatgaaaaataaaattgaggTAAATGAACACATTAAAACGAATAATGCAGTCCTGCTTGTTATAAACTATACTCCTACTTTGAATTATGAAAACGTAAAATACATAAACTAGATTAGGACGAGTTAATCTCTGTCCTAAATATTGCTGATGGGATTCAAAGTTAATCTATGTCATTAAATGGACCGTGCTAAGTGCTAAGTcttgattaataatatatatagctATATTAGGAACCCAATACTAGCAAACCAAGCTTAATGTTTCACTTGGCTTAATAACTCAAGCCATCTCATATTCAATATTCGAAAGACATGAGTATATTTAAAGACAACCAAAACATCATATTTCTTCCATGTGTGAGATATCCTACACACATAAGATGAAGACTAATATAGTAATATGTAACACTGCTATATATGTTCACGAGTCTAGATGTTTATTATAGGACCCCCCTcaatcaacaaaatacaaatagCAATTAAATCACGTTTCAATAAAGGTCAAAATGccttaatgattttttttgctaCTCTTGGACCAGTTTAAGTTCCAAAGGCTATGGTTAATCCTCCAGATTTGGGAGATTAATTTCACGATAGATGAGTGTACAAGAACCACATACCCACTGACATTAATTTAAATGTTCCCTCCAAAATTATTAACACAAGAAAACAAATACTCCATATATGTATCTAATTTGAGTTCAATTATTTAGAGTATTGTTCAGTagcatttaattaaaaattatttggTTGATAGTACCCGATCGATCGACCGCTATAAAAAGACCGTAGTTAACTCCTCCATTATATACACCGGCCATACTCCAAAGCTATAAACTCTGAGATAGCATTCCTAAACACAtctataaatataaataaaaatatatcgATGGAGTACTTTGGTTTGTTCATCATTCTCCTATCgttttttattctagttttctaTATATTTCGCAACAAAAAAGAGTGCCCAACAAATTGGCCTgttgttgggatgcttccagcAATCCTGAAAAATGTCCATGACATCAACAACTATGTCATAAAAGTTATGGAAAATTCAAATTTAACTTTCCACGTGAAGGGCCCTTGGTTCTCCAAaaataccattctgtaaaaaaaaaaaaaagtaccatttttatttaaaaaagtagtacaattcaatttcttttttgtcctttttcatattttgtcttttgttatgatatgcatttgcaagcacatatctgatatccgaaaatatttcctCTTATCAGGTAAGCGTAAGCTTTGACTTGTTGAAATCATATATGGATGACCAAGAAAATGCCACAATTCCCATTATTAGTAGTAAAAATAATGGGGTTGGGGTTGGGGGTGACAAATTTTTAAGGGATACAATTATTAACATTTTCATGGCAGGAGGTGATACTACTAGCGTTGCTTTTACTTGGTTCTTTTATCTTCTTGTAAAGTATCCACAAGTTACCGCCAAGATTAGAGAGGAACTAGATGCTATATTAATAACACAAAGTAATTACAAAGATGATGATTTTGTAAAGAATTTTAGTGACAACAACAAGAAGCTAGTTTATCTTCATGCTGCATTATGTGAATCTTTACGAATGTACCCTCCACTATTGTTCAACCATAAGACTTCAGTTAAATCAGACGTCCTCCCAAGTGGTCATAAAGTGGGTCCAAATACGGAAATTTACTTCGACATGTATGCAATGGGAAGGATGAAATCTTTATGGGGAGATGATTGCAACGAGTTTAAGCCCGAGAGATGGATAACGAAACAAGGGAATTTTAAGCTCGAGCCATCGAACAAGCTTTTGGCTTTCGGTGCCGGGCCGAGGATTTGTCAAGGGAGGAGTATGACTTTCATACAGATGAAGATCGTAATAGCTGCTATTATCCCAAAGTATGATATTGTGGCAGTGGAAGGACATCAAGTTGTTCCTGATGTCTCCATTGTTCTTCAAATGAAGCATGGATTTAAGGTTAAAATTGTCAGACGTCCTTCAATTCCACTGCATGATTCATGATTTATGTTCGATCTTCATCAACCGCTGCGTACCATAGCTTTTGCTATGCAAgctttcattttatttatgcatTATTGTTCTAATTAGGGTTTTTCTATGTTGTCCGTATTCCTGTATTTCTTTGATATCTACGTACGTTGTACTCGTGCATTTAAATTCTTCCACATTGTACGGTTGTACCCATGTACTTGTAAAACATAGTCAACTTTTTCCTTTATGTTAATCCAACGTTTAAAAGTTCCAAAAATCATGATTTTTAAAACTATAACGAAACGTGTTAATATAGGATTGGCGGCaaggataataataataataataataataataataataattattattattattattattattattattattattactattacgtactccctccatcccataatatagtgcttgttttttttttttttttttttttttttttttttatgtgtcCTCGGAGATGGGACAGAGGAAGTAATGAAGTATATGTATATGTACTACACATGCAATTTAGCGGCCGTGACCAAAGCTTGACTAGCGCTCCTCAATACATTAGAGTTCATGCTTGGGGTAACATAAGCTTTTATGGCAAAAGCAACAATACTTTATAAAGGCCTTCAAGAAGCATTATGTACATCTCGACATCAAAAGGATCTACATTGAAGGTGACAACAAATAGTTAAATAATATGGTATATTCCATGAAAGCTCCAAAATATCATCGTCGACATCAAATCTCTTTTAGGCTCCTTTGATTTTTGGGCGATCAAACACGTTTACAGAGAAGCAAACAGAGCACTAGATTAAATTGTAAATGTTGGACATCTAGTTAGGGATAAGTACACTATATTATAGTCCTAAGTTATTTTCAACTTTTTCTAGTGATTATTAGGAGTCGACCTCGAATAGAGGGCtcctaatttattattttccttaCCTTAAAAAAATGTTTATCCAACGGCCAATTATTCTTCAGGCTCCAAGGCCCGAGTTCGGAGTTGGTAAGCCACTGCACCATGGGCTTAAGGGATCCAATTGATGTCG
This sequence is a window from Spinacia oleracea cultivar Varoflay chromosome 1, BTI_SOV_V1, whole genome shotgun sequence. Protein-coding genes within it:
- the LOC130460699 gene encoding alkane hydroxylase MAH1-like, which codes for MDDQENATIPIISSKNNGVGVGGDKFLRDTIINIFMAGGDTTSVAFTWFFYLLVKYPQVTAKIREELDAILITQSNYKDDDFVKNFSDNNKKLVYLHAALCESLRMYPPLLFNHKTSVKSDVLPSGHKVGPNTEIYFDMYAMGRMKSLWGDDCNEFKPERWITKQGNFKLEPSNKLLAFGAGPRICQGRSMTFIQMKIVIAAIIPKYDIVAVEGHQVVPDVSIVLQMKHGFKVKIVRRPSIPLHDS